The proteins below come from a single Candidatus Acetothermia bacterium genomic window:
- a CDS encoding flavin reductase family protein codes for MRERIGPWDEFARVQEQLGEAGALLVSVDARGRPNAMTIGWGQIGTVWSRPIFLALVRPSRYTHGCIEHTSAFTVNVPVGTMAEELEFCGSRSGRETDKFAALGLKTEPGHEVPVPMLAGCTIVYECRVVAKTALVPQGLLDDGVRSRYYPRGDLHTLFFGEILATWRNR; via the coding sequence ATGCGCGAGAGAATAGGGCCGTGGGACGAGTTCGCGCGGGTGCAGGAACAGCTCGGCGAGGCTGGGGCATTGCTGGTGTCGGTGGACGCGCGCGGCCGGCCGAACGCGATGACCATCGGCTGGGGCCAGATCGGTACGGTGTGGTCGCGGCCTATCTTCCTCGCCCTCGTGCGCCCGTCCCGCTACACCCACGGTTGCATCGAGCATACAAGCGCGTTCACGGTGAACGTGCCGGTGGGAACAATGGCAGAGGAGCTCGAGTTCTGCGGGAGCCGCTCGGGGCGGGAGACGGACAAGTTCGCTGCCCTGGGCCTAAAGACGGAACCGGGGCACGAGGTACCCGTCCCCATGCTCGCGGGGTGCACCATTGTCTACGAATGCCGGGTGGTGGCCAAGACGGCCCTCGTCCCTCAGGGCCTGCTGGATGACGGCGTTCGCTCGCGGTACTACCCGCGGGGAGACCTGCACACCCTGTTCTTCGGGGAGATCCTGGCCACCTGGCGGAACCGCTAA